The following are encoded in a window of Salinigranum halophilum genomic DNA:
- a CDS encoding threonine ammonia-lyase: MNGPGASVPAATDVVTLADVEAARERLDPVVHRTPLDTSTTFAERSGAAAVGLKLENTQRTGSFKIRGAYNAMAQLSAGERDRGVVAASAGNHAQGVALAGRLLDVDATIVVPEVTPAAKIEATRGYGAAVVVEGASYEPAYEHALDIADEAGKTFVHPFDDADVIAGQGTVGLELREQFDPDTVLVAIGGGGLVSGVATALKAHDPATRLVGVQPEGAAHAKPSLDRDRIHRLDEVDTVAEGVADARLLERTFAVMRERVDDVVAVSDTALAVATTLLAERSKTVVEAAGAAPVAALVSGAVDVADERVACVLSGGNTNLTEHAALTRTGLMALDRYVEARLALRGWPTSVADVTETVADRGAELDVLERARPTASDDPNRTPIRVGLEGSGSTHLADVLSALDSRPTVSVVEHSLDAALDG; the protein is encoded by the coding sequence GTGAACGGTCCCGGGGCGTCGGTCCCCGCCGCGACGGACGTCGTCACGCTCGCGGACGTCGAGGCGGCCCGAGAGCGACTCGACCCGGTCGTCCACCGCACGCCGCTCGACACCTCAACCACGTTCGCCGAGCGCAGTGGCGCTGCGGCCGTCGGGCTCAAACTCGAGAACACCCAGCGCACCGGCTCGTTCAAGATCCGCGGGGCGTACAACGCGATGGCACAGCTCTCCGCGGGCGAACGCGACCGGGGCGTCGTCGCCGCCAGCGCCGGCAATCACGCCCAGGGGGTCGCACTCGCCGGACGGCTCCTCGACGTCGACGCGACCATCGTCGTCCCCGAGGTCACGCCCGCCGCGAAGATCGAAGCGACGCGGGGGTACGGCGCAGCGGTCGTCGTCGAGGGGGCGAGCTACGAGCCGGCGTACGAGCACGCGCTCGACATCGCCGACGAGGCGGGGAAGACGTTCGTCCACCCGTTCGACGACGCGGACGTCATCGCCGGGCAGGGGACCGTCGGCCTCGAACTCCGCGAGCAGTTCGACCCCGACACCGTGCTGGTCGCCATCGGCGGCGGCGGCCTCGTCTCGGGTGTGGCGACGGCGTTGAAGGCGCACGATCCGGCGACCCGACTCGTCGGCGTTCAGCCGGAGGGGGCGGCGCACGCCAAGCCGTCGCTCGACCGCGACCGCATCCACCGGCTCGACGAGGTCGACACCGTCGCCGAGGGCGTCGCGGACGCGCGACTCCTCGAGCGGACGTTCGCGGTGATGCGCGAACGGGTCGACGACGTCGTGGCGGTGAGCGACACGGCCCTCGCGGTGGCGACGACGCTCCTCGCCGAGCGGTCGAAGACCGTCGTCGAGGCCGCGGGTGCCGCGCCCGTCGCTGCGCTCGTCTCGGGTGCGGTCGACGTCGCCGACGAGCGGGTCGCCTGCGTCCTCTCCGGGGGCAACACGAACCTCACCGAGCACGCCGCGTTGACCCGGACCGGGCTGATGGCGCTCGACCGCTACGTCGAGGCGCGCCTCGCCCTGCGTGGGTGGCCGACGAGCGTCGCCGACGTCACCGAGACGGTCGCCGACCGAGGGGCGGAACTCGACGTGCTCGAACGCGCACGGCCGACCGCGTCCGACGACCCGAACCGGACGCCCATCCGCGTCGGGCTGGAAGGGAGTGGTTCGACACATCTCGCGGACGTCCTCTCGGCGCTCGATTCGCGCCCGACGGTCTCCGTCGTCGAGCACAGCCTCGACGCCGCGCTCGACGGCTGA
- a CDS encoding D-2-hydroxyacid dehydrogenase, with translation MSENPDIVVLREGTEGLSMESYAEKLRERLPDRRVELARTPKRERELVPKARVVTGITVDEEMLTDSRLEVFACTFAGIDHLPTETLEAQGVRVTNAGGIHAPGIAEQAIGNMLVFARRLHEGWRRKQRSEWRHFQSTEFTGSTVTVIGLGSIGQAVVQRLEGMEVDTIGVRYTPEKGGPTDEVVGFDEDAIHDALSRSEYVVVACPLNDLTRGLIGEAEFATMPPEAVLVNTARGGIVDTDALVSALRSNKIRGAAVDVTDPEPLPSEHPLWDLENCLITPHTGGHTPKHWDRLADIVARNVERLETGEELENLVLAPDED, from the coding sequence ATGAGTGAGAACCCCGACATCGTCGTCCTCCGCGAGGGGACCGAAGGCCTGTCGATGGAGTCGTACGCCGAGAAACTGCGCGAACGCCTGCCCGACAGGCGGGTCGAACTCGCGCGGACGCCGAAACGAGAGCGCGAACTCGTCCCGAAGGCGCGAGTCGTCACCGGCATCACCGTCGACGAGGAGATGCTCACCGACTCGCGGCTGGAGGTGTTCGCCTGCACGTTCGCCGGCATCGACCACCTCCCCACGGAGACGCTCGAAGCCCAGGGCGTCAGGGTGACGAACGCCGGTGGAATCCACGCGCCCGGCATCGCCGAGCAGGCCATCGGGAACATGCTCGTCTTCGCCCGCCGCCTCCACGAGGGGTGGCGGCGCAAGCAGCGCTCGGAGTGGCGGCACTTCCAGTCCACGGAGTTCACCGGCTCCACGGTGACCGTCATCGGCCTCGGCTCCATCGGCCAGGCCGTCGTCCAGCGCCTCGAGGGGATGGAGGTCGACACCATCGGCGTGCGCTACACCCCCGAGAAGGGCGGCCCGACGGACGAGGTGGTCGGCTTCGACGAGGACGCCATCCACGACGCGCTCTCGCGGAGCGAGTACGTCGTCGTCGCCTGCCCGCTCAACGACCTGACGCGGGGACTCATCGGCGAGGCGGAGTTCGCCACGATGCCGCCCGAAGCCGTCCTCGTCAACACCGCGAGAGGGGGAATCGTCGACACCGACGCGCTCGTCTCGGCGCTCCGGTCGAACAAGATTCGCGGCGCGGCGGTGGACGTGACGGACCCCGAGCCGCTCCCGAGTGAGCATCCGCTGTGGGACCTCGAGAACTGCCTCATCACGCCGCACACGGGCGGGCACACGCCGAAACACTGGGACCGCCTGGCGGACATCGTCGCGCGGAACGTCGAGCGACTGGAGACGGGTGAAGAACTGGAGAACCTGGTCCTCGCGCCGGACGAGGACTGA
- a CDS encoding IclR family transcriptional regulator: MTERPDGTAGKQVLQTTAASLRLVDDILELGGASLSELVETTGLARSTVHSHLTTLAEYGYVVNEDNRYHLGAKFCHLGDYVRTGKEYHRIAEEVIAQLAEESTMEVDFAIEEHGRVVSLYGNLDFSNIPRFLIDGSPFHVHTTASGKAIIAHYDEDRVRAIIDRWGLPAATERSITTESELFAELERVREQGYAENRGEAIEGFWAMGKAVRSPRGGVYGSLNLSGPEYLVDDEVRATQAELLTRAVETFEHEVEQLYQPSSGDEGETEPE, encoded by the coding sequence ATGACAGAACGCCCGGACGGAACAGCGGGGAAGCAGGTGTTACAGACGACTGCCGCCTCCCTGCGGCTCGTCGACGACATCCTCGAACTGGGTGGAGCCAGTCTCTCGGAACTCGTCGAGACGACGGGACTGGCGCGAAGCACCGTCCACAGCCACCTCACGACGCTGGCCGAGTACGGCTACGTCGTCAACGAGGACAACCGATACCACCTCGGCGCGAAGTTCTGCCACCTCGGCGACTACGTCCGCACGGGGAAAGAGTACCACCGCATCGCCGAGGAGGTGATCGCCCAACTCGCCGAGGAGTCGACGATGGAGGTCGATTTCGCCATCGAAGAACACGGCCGCGTCGTCTCGCTGTACGGGAACCTCGACTTCTCGAACATCCCGCGATTCCTCATCGACGGGAGTCCCTTCCACGTCCACACGACCGCCTCCGGGAAGGCCATCATCGCCCACTACGACGAGGACCGAGTCCGTGCCATCATCGACCGCTGGGGGCTTCCCGCGGCAACCGAGCGCTCCATTACCACCGAGTCGGAACTGTTCGCGGAGCTCGAACGGGTCCGCGAGCAGGGGTACGCCGAGAATCGAGGGGAGGCCATCGAGGGGTTCTGGGCGATGGGGAAGGCCGTCCGGTCACCTCGCGGGGGCGTGTACGGCTCGCTGAACCTCAGCGGCCCCGAGTATCTCGTCGACGACGAGGTCCGGGCGACACAGGCTGAACTCCTCACGCGAGCGGTGGAGACGTTCGAACACGAGGTCGAACAGCTGTATCAGCCGTCGTCGGGTGACGAGGGCGAGACGGAGCCGGAGTGA
- a CDS encoding urea ABC transporter substrate-binding protein → MTDRRVSRRRFLGSATAVAGTALAGCTGAGGSASSDDTITLGVLEDRSGNFALVGDPKHKASMLAIEEINENGGIDGKQIETFDPDPQSDNQRYQELTRRAINQESVDALWAGYSSATREAIRPIIDREDQLYFYTTQYEGGVCDKNVFAVGPTARQQLGSVLPYLVEEYGPRIYTIAADYNFGQLSADWVKVLAGENGAEVIGEEFIPLSNSQFGSTINRIQEADPDFVMSMLVGANHTSFYEQKASAGLDVPIGTSTAMAQGYEHLRLDPPAMANIYAGVNYMEEIPTERNTSDGGFVDRYFEKFPDAPYLNEEAENNYFSIYMYKQAVEQAGTTDQEEVKAALESGITFGAPEAPGDETIALDGATHHVDHHMWVMRADAEHNVEAVADRVIPETFLSETVGCDLTAEDEETQYTPQDFYEEAG, encoded by the coding sequence ATGACCGACCGTCGCGTCAGTCGCCGGCGCTTCCTCGGCTCCGCGACCGCTGTGGCGGGGACCGCCCTCGCCGGCTGCACGGGTGCGGGCGGGTCGGCATCGAGCGACGACACCATCACGCTCGGCGTGCTGGAGGACCGCTCTGGCAACTTCGCGCTCGTCGGCGACCCGAAGCACAAGGCGTCGATGCTGGCCATCGAGGAAATCAACGAGAACGGCGGTATCGACGGCAAGCAGATCGAGACGTTCGACCCGGACCCCCAGTCGGACAACCAGCGGTATCAGGAACTCACGCGGCGTGCCATCAATCAAGAGAGCGTCGACGCGCTCTGGGCGGGCTACTCGTCTGCGACGCGCGAAGCCATCCGCCCCATCATCGACCGTGAAGACCAGCTGTACTTCTACACGACGCAGTACGAGGGCGGCGTCTGTGACAAGAACGTCTTCGCTGTCGGGCCGACGGCCCGCCAGCAACTCGGGAGTGTCCTCCCGTACCTCGTCGAGGAGTACGGGCCGCGCATCTACACTATCGCCGCCGACTACAACTTCGGGCAGCTCTCGGCGGACTGGGTGAAGGTCCTCGCGGGGGAGAACGGTGCGGAGGTCATCGGCGAGGAGTTCATCCCACTCTCGAACTCGCAGTTCGGGTCGACCATCAACCGTATCCAGGAGGCCGACCCCGACTTCGTGATGTCGATGCTCGTCGGCGCGAACCACACCTCCTTCTACGAACAGAAGGCCTCCGCCGGTCTCGACGTCCCCATCGGCACGTCGACGGCGATGGCCCAGGGGTACGAACACCTCCGCTTGGACCCGCCGGCGATGGCCAACATCTACGCCGGCGTCAACTACATGGAGGAGATTCCGACCGAGCGCAACACGAGCGACGGCGGCTTCGTCGACCGCTACTTCGAGAAGTTCCCCGATGCCCCGTATCTGAACGAGGAGGCGGAGAACAACTACTTCTCCATCTACATGTACAAACAGGCCGTCGAGCAGGCTGGCACCACCGACCAGGAGGAGGTCAAAGCCGCCCTCGAATCCGGCATCACTTTCGGCGCGCCCGAGGCCCCCGGCGACGAGACCATCGCCCTCGACGGCGCGACCCACCACGTCGACCACCACATGTGGGTCATGCGCGCCGACGCGGAGCACAACGTCGAGGCGGTCGCCGACCGCGTCATCCCCGAGACCTTCCTCTCGGAGACGGTCGGCTGTGACCTCACCGCAGAGGACGAAGAGACCCAGTACACCCCACAGGACTTCTACGAGGAGGCGGGATGA
- a CDS encoding aspartate aminotransferase family protein — protein sequence MVASPPIDELHYDDAPNVDAVPGPNSRELLQRQREIDSSAVAYPEDIPVAFEEGKGATVRDADGNTFIDMFAGIGVLNVGHANPYVMEAVHEQADKLIHTVDFPTEARLELIEKLNEIAPPGLRDQNRVVFGGPTGSDAVEAAIKLAKYNTGGDGLIAFRGAYHGATSGAMSLTGNKDFKSDYTPLLSDVVHAKYPTPATDPDGDAAALCPRGAGECCQSFSCARALREVKEILEDPYSGLANPAGIFVEPIQGEGGVIVPPEGFLQGLRDLADANDIPLMFDEIQSGFGRSGQWWASEWYDVTPDIMTTAKALGGTGLPLSATIYHEDLDTWDSGGHAGTYRGHVVAMRAGSRAIEYIQEHDLLAHARDLGEYIRGRLSQVAAGNPRILDVRGKGLFVGCEFVDADGDPDGDAAEALQEYCFERGVLVWKAGRHGNVLRLLPPLVLTDALAETALDVIVEGIETVTAEAQHA from the coding sequence ATGGTCGCGAGTCCGCCGATCGACGAGTTACACTACGACGACGCACCGAACGTGGACGCGGTCCCCGGTCCGAACTCGCGCGAACTGCTCCAGCGCCAGCGTGAGATCGACAGCAGTGCCGTCGCCTACCCCGAGGACATCCCCGTCGCCTTCGAGGAGGGCAAGGGCGCGACCGTCCGCGACGCGGACGGCAACACGTTCATCGACATGTTCGCGGGTATCGGCGTGTTGAACGTCGGGCACGCGAACCCCTACGTGATGGAGGCCGTCCACGAGCAGGCGGACAAGCTCATCCACACGGTGGACTTCCCCACCGAGGCACGACTCGAACTCATCGAGAAGCTCAACGAGATCGCCCCGCCGGGGCTCCGAGACCAGAACCGCGTCGTCTTCGGCGGTCCGACCGGGAGCGACGCGGTCGAAGCGGCGATCAAGCTCGCGAAGTACAACACCGGCGGCGACGGCCTCATCGCGTTCCGCGGCGCGTACCACGGCGCGACGAGCGGCGCGATGAGCCTCACCGGCAACAAGGATTTCAAGAGTGACTACACCCCGCTGCTCTCGGACGTCGTCCACGCCAAGTACCCGACGCCGGCGACAGACCCCGACGGGGACGCGGCGGCGCTGTGTCCGCGCGGCGCAGGCGAGTGTTGTCAGTCGTTCTCCTGTGCGCGAGCGCTCCGCGAGGTGAAAGAGATCCTCGAAGACCCCTACAGCGGCCTGGCGAACCCCGCGGGCATCTTCGTCGAGCCCATCCAGGGAGAAGGCGGCGTCATCGTCCCCCCGGAGGGATTCCTCCAGGGCCTCCGCGACCTCGCCGACGCCAACGACATCCCGTTGATGTTCGACGAGATTCAGAGCGGCTTCGGTCGGTCGGGACAGTGGTGGGCCTCCGAGTGGTACGACGTCACCCCGGACATCATGACGACGGCCAAGGCGCTCGGCGGCACCGGCCTCCCGCTCTCGGCCACCATCTACCACGAGGACCTCGACACGTGGGACTCGGGCGGCCACGCGGGCACCTACCGCGGGCACGTCGTCGCGATGCGTGCGGGGTCGCGCGCCATCGAGTACATCCAGGAGCACGACCTGCTCGCACACGCCCGCGACCTCGGCGAGTACATCCGCGGCCGACTCTCACAGGTCGCCGCGGGGAATCCCCGTATCCTCGACGTGCGCGGGAAGGGGCTGTTCGTCGGCTGTGAGTTCGTCGACGCCGACGGCGACCCCGACGGCGACGCCGCCGAGGCGCTGCAAGAGTACTGCTTCGAGCGCGGCGTCCTCGTCTGGAAGGCGGGGCGGCACGGCAACGTCCTGCGCCTACTCCCGCCGCTCGTCCTCACCGACGCGCTCGCCGAGACGGCGCTGGACGTCATCGTCGAGGGCATCGAGACCGTGACGGCCGAGGCACAGCACGCCTGA
- a CDS encoding Rid family detoxifying hydrolase — MSRERIITDDAPRTDNPYAQGVRAGDTLYVSGYGPVDPDSGAEVEGDVETQTERVLDNLAAVVREAGGEGLADLVKVTVYLTDLDDYERVNEAYGARFDGDPPARVCVEVSRLPGDVRVEMDAVAYLG; from the coding sequence ATGTCGAGAGAGCGAATCATCACCGACGACGCGCCGCGGACCGACAATCCCTACGCACAGGGTGTGCGCGCCGGCGACACGCTGTACGTCTCGGGGTACGGCCCGGTCGACCCCGACAGTGGGGCGGAAGTCGAGGGTGACGTCGAAACACAGACCGAACGGGTCCTCGACAACCTCGCCGCCGTCGTCAGGGAGGCGGGCGGCGAGGGTCTGGCCGACCTCGTGAAGGTGACCGTCTACCTCACCGACCTCGACGACTACGAGCGGGTCAACGAGGCCTACGGCGCTCGGTTCGACGGCGACCCGCCCGCACGGGTCTGCGTCGAGGTGTCACGCCTGCCGGGCGACGTCCGCGTGGAGATGGACGCCGTCGCGTATCTGGGCTGA
- a CDS encoding amidohydrolase, with the protein MAESIRERLPELRRDLHRYPEPGWCEFYTTSRLVEEIERLGVDELAVGPDAYDPADRMALPPDRRVAEWYDRARDRGADPDLLEQMAGGNTGAVAVLDRGDGPTVGLRVDIDGLFIEESTDGDHRPAAEGFRSETEETMHACGHDAHMTWGLATLEAVKESDFAGRLVVFFQPAEEVSGGGHPMAESEYAADLDYFFAAHVGLDHPTGEVVAGIERPLAMCHLDVDIRGTSAHAGKAPEAGDNAIQALGTAIENVYGVPRHSDGMTRVNVGRVEGGTASNIVAEEVNAVAEARGETTALMEYAKSEVVTRFETAAEMHGCTADVDVVSESPRADSDPELAAVVEHVARDTAGVDTVRSAADFGASEDATFLMERVQETGGLATYLIVGTDHPTSHHTPTFDVDERSLPLGVAVLTDSVLAVAEGEP; encoded by the coding sequence ATGGCCGAGTCGATTCGTGAGCGACTGCCCGAACTCAGACGCGACCTTCACCGCTATCCCGAGCCGGGGTGGTGTGAGTTCTACACGACGTCCAGGCTCGTCGAGGAGATCGAGCGTCTCGGTGTCGACGAACTCGCGGTCGGGCCCGACGCCTACGACCCGGCGGATCGGATGGCGCTCCCCCCCGACCGACGCGTCGCGGAGTGGTACGACCGCGCCCGCGACCGCGGTGCGGACCCGGACCTCCTCGAGCAGATGGCCGGCGGGAACACCGGTGCCGTCGCCGTCCTCGACCGGGGCGACGGCCCGACGGTCGGCCTCCGCGTCGACATCGACGGGCTGTTCATCGAGGAGTCGACGGACGGCGACCACCGGCCGGCGGCCGAGGGGTTCCGCTCGGAGACTGAAGAGACGATGCACGCCTGCGGACACGACGCTCACATGACCTGGGGGCTGGCGACGCTCGAAGCGGTGAAAGAGAGCGACTTCGCCGGTCGACTCGTGGTGTTCTTCCAGCCGGCAGAGGAGGTCTCCGGCGGCGGGCACCCGATGGCCGAGAGCGAGTACGCCGCCGACCTCGACTACTTCTTCGCCGCCCACGTCGGCCTCGACCACCCCACCGGCGAGGTCGTGGCCGGTATCGAGCGCCCGCTGGCGATGTGTCACCTCGACGTCGACATCCGCGGGACGTCGGCCCACGCCGGGAAGGCACCCGAGGCGGGCGACAACGCGATTCAGGCGCTCGGCACCGCCATCGAGAACGTCTACGGCGTTCCGAGACACTCCGACGGCATGACGCGGGTGAACGTCGGCCGGGTCGAGGGGGGGACGGCGAGCAACATCGTCGCCGAGGAGGTGAACGCCGTCGCGGAGGCCCGCGGCGAGACGACGGCGCTGATGGAGTACGCCAAATCCGAAGTCGTCACCCGGTTCGAGACGGCCGCGGAGATGCACGGCTGTACCGCCGACGTCGACGTCGTGAGCGAGAGCCCGCGGGCCGACAGCGACCCCGAACTCGCCGCCGTCGTCGAACACGTCGCTCGTGACACCGCGGGTGTCGACACGGTCCGCTCCGCCGCCGACTTCGGTGCCAGCGAGGACGCGACGTTCCTCATGGAGCGCGTTCAGGAGACGGGCGGTCTCGCCACCTACCTCATCGTCGGGACGGACCACCCGACGAGCCACCACACGCCGACGTTCGACGTCGACGAACGGAGCCTCCCGCTCGGCGTCGCGGTGCTGACCGACTCCGTGTTGGCCGTCGCGGAGGGGGAGCCGTGA
- a CDS encoding BCCT family transporter: MSTSDGAVGEFLDEIEPTIFAFGAGITLLFVAAFAVSPDAAYSVVNGIQGWILGQFNWFFLIVMLGFVLFLGFLIFGPWGKLTMGDEDPEYSFFSYFAMMYSAGLAAGIVFWGPAEALFHYSTVPPIYDVAAESAAAMPIAVQYSIFHWSLTQWSCFTVMGLGIGYFVYNYDAPLRVSAVLTPVLGADNVDGALGKLVDILAVFATLGGVATSLGFIGSQFITGLNFQWGIQLGDLGTILVITGMTVIFTVSLVLGVDKGIRRLSNFNMVVFLLLMAATLIFGPTIRILELGTQATGRFVGEFFQTSLFTDFTNGGSWSNAWTVFYWLWPLAWSPFAGLFIARISRGRSVREVAFAGIGATSMATIPWFAIVGGSAVIMQHSGAANILGPVTEYSEAVSGYVLFGALPLVGTVLLFAFLVLVTTFFVTSADSSTLAVSMMTTGGKEHPSSINRVFWAVLQGLVASILMVVGGVNALQSAAIITGAPFALVCLVAMLGLIRTFQKETGGALLQDKTNVFGRPSGSDSASGRVQVAQDDD; this comes from the coding sequence GTGAGCACCTCCGACGGGGCGGTGGGCGAGTTCCTCGACGAAATCGAACCGACCATCTTCGCGTTCGGGGCCGGCATCACCCTGTTGTTCGTCGCCGCCTTCGCGGTGAGCCCCGATGCGGCCTACAGCGTCGTCAACGGGATACAGGGGTGGATTCTCGGGCAGTTCAACTGGTTCTTCCTCATCGTCATGCTGGGGTTCGTGCTCTTCCTCGGCTTTCTCATCTTCGGGCCGTGGGGGAAACTCACGATGGGCGACGAAGACCCGGAGTACAGCTTCTTCTCGTACTTCGCGATGATGTACTCGGCCGGCCTCGCGGCCGGAATCGTCTTCTGGGGCCCGGCCGAGGCGCTCTTTCACTACTCGACGGTCCCACCGATATACGACGTCGCGGCCGAGTCCGCGGCGGCGATGCCCATCGCCGTGCAGTACTCCATCTTCCACTGGAGTCTCACCCAGTGGTCGTGTTTCACCGTGATGGGTCTCGGTATCGGGTACTTCGTGTACAACTACGACGCGCCGCTCCGCGTCTCGGCGGTGTTGACGCCCGTCCTCGGCGCTGACAACGTCGACGGCGCGCTCGGCAAACTCGTCGACATCCTCGCCGTGTTCGCGACCCTGGGCGGGGTCGCCACCTCGCTCGGCTTCATCGGGAGCCAGTTCATCACCGGCCTCAACTTCCAGTGGGGCATCCAGCTCGGTGACCTGGGGACCATCCTCGTTATCACCGGGATGACGGTCATCTTCACCGTCTCGCTGGTGCTCGGCGTCGACAAGGGGATCCGGCGGCTGTCGAACTTCAACATGGTCGTCTTCCTCCTGCTCATGGCCGCCACCCTCATCTTCGGGCCGACGATCCGTATCCTCGAACTCGGCACGCAGGCGACCGGCCGGTTCGTCGGTGAGTTCTTCCAGACGAGCCTGTTCACCGACTTCACGAACGGCGGGTCGTGGTCGAACGCCTGGACCGTCTTCTACTGGCTCTGGCCGCTCGCGTGGTCGCCCTTCGCGGGGCTGTTCATCGCCCGTATCTCGCGTGGCCGGAGCGTCCGCGAGGTCGCGTTCGCCGGCATCGGCGCGACGTCGATGGCGACCATCCCGTGGTTCGCCATCGTCGGCGGGTCGGCGGTCATCATGCAGCACTCGGGCGCGGCGAACATCCTCGGCCCGGTCACCGAGTACAGCGAAGCGGTCTCGGGGTACGTCCTCTTCGGGGCGCTCCCGCTCGTCGGGACCGTCCTCCTCTTCGCGTTCCTCGTGCTCGTGACGACGTTCTTCGTCACGTCGGCGGACTCGTCGACGCTCGCGGTGTCGATGATGACCACCGGCGGGAAGGAACACCCCTCCTCGATCAACCGGGTCTTCTGGGCGGTGCTGCAGGGGCTCGTCGCCTCGATTCTCATGGTCGTCGGGGGAGTCAACGCGCTGCAGTCGGCGGCCATCATCACCGGCGCGCCGTTCGCCCTCGTCTGTCTCGTCGCCATGCTGGGGCTCATCCGGACGTTCCAGAAGGAGACGGGCGGGGCCTTGCTCCAAGACAAGACGAACGTGTTCGGGCGGCCCAGCGGGAGCGACAGCGCCTCGGGGCGGGTGCAGGTCGCACAGGACGACGACTGA
- a CDS encoding aminotransferase class III-fold pyridoxal phosphate-dependent enzyme, producing the protein MDRDTAEPQVESLPGPNAQRWIDFHSKRAAPSEYSHDFVWDITAEADGPFVTDVDGNVLLDFTCHIGAAPLGYDNEKVLSKLREFDLVEPMKIAGQDLYFGAGPDPETTAFPGSSHLMDRLVDVSSEYGMDTVFLSNSGAEAVENAMKITHDHKPTAQYGVAFAGSFHGRTLGTLSLTKSKDVYTRHYPQVAGVETVPFCDDRGCTPDTCDCGFFTDAGSRFRNSLAPEGGHIDPGEVAFAILEPIQGVGGYRFPSQEFMAEVGDVCDTYDIPLVVDEIQSGVGRTGRMWASEHYAVDPDVICAAKGLRVGATVSRSELFPDQKNRLGSTFGGGDILASMYGAFTLEAIEEHDLLDNATSRGEAAKERLRDGAPDHVEDVRGKGLMLAVEFDTAERRDAVVKAALERGMLTLGCGKKTIRLLPPLDVTEREVELGTELFCEAMQAVASTATA; encoded by the coding sequence ATGGACAGGGACACCGCAGAGCCCCAAGTGGAGTCGCTGCCCGGCCCCAACGCGCAGCGGTGGATCGACTTCCACTCGAAGCGCGCGGCACCCAGCGAGTACTCCCACGACTTCGTCTGGGACATCACCGCCGAGGCAGACGGTCCGTTCGTCACCGACGTCGACGGGAACGTCCTCCTCGACTTCACCTGCCACATCGGTGCCGCCCCACTCGGCTACGACAACGAGAAGGTACTCTCGAAGCTCCGTGAGTTCGACCTCGTCGAGCCGATGAAGATCGCCGGTCAGGACCTCTACTTCGGTGCCGGTCCCGACCCCGAGACGACGGCGTTCCCGGGGTCGAGCCACCTGATGGACCGACTCGTCGACGTCTCGAGCGAGTACGGGATGGACACGGTGTTCCTCTCGAACTCCGGCGCGGAGGCCGTCGAGAACGCGATGAAGATCACCCACGACCACAAGCCCACGGCGCAGTACGGCGTCGCCTTCGCCGGGAGCTTCCACGGTCGAACGCTGGGGACGCTGTCGCTCACGAAGTCGAAGGACGTCTACACCCGCCACTACCCGCAAGTCGCCGGCGTGGAGACGGTGCCGTTCTGCGACGACCGCGGCTGCACCCCCGACACCTGTGACTGTGGCTTTTTCACCGACGCGGGGTCGCGGTTCCGGAACAGCCTCGCTCCCGAGGGGGGGCACATCGACCCCGGCGAGGTCGCCTTCGCCATCCTCGAGCCCATCCAGGGCGTCGGCGGGTATCGCTTCCCGAGCCAGGAGTTCATGGCCGAGGTCGGCGACGTCTGTGACACCTACGACATCCCCCTCGTCGTCGACGAGATCCAGTCGGGCGTCGGCCGGACGGGGCGGATGTGGGCGTCGGAGCACTACGCCGTCGACCCGGACGTCATCTGCGCGGCGAAAGGGCTGCGCGTCGGCGCGACGGTGTCCCGCTCGGAGCTCTTCCCGGACCAGAAGAACCGCCTGGGGTCGACGTTCGGCGGTGGCGACATCCTCGCGTCGATGTACGGAGCGTTCACCCTCGAAGCGATCGAGGAACACGACCTGCTCGACAACGCCACCAGTCGAGGCGAGGCGGCGAAAGAACGCCTCCGCGACGGTGCGCCCGACCACGTCGAGGACGTCCGCGGGAAGGGGCTCATGCTCGCCGTCGAGTTCGACACGGCCGAACGGCGGGACGCAGTGGTGAAAGCCGCGCTCGAACGCGGGATGCTCACCCTCGGCTGCGGCAAGAAGACCATCCGCCTGCTACCGCCGCTGGACGTCACCGAACGCGAGGTCGAACTGGGGACCGAACTCTTCTGCGAGGCGATGCAGGCCGTCGCCTCGACCGCGACAGCCTGA